The following proteins come from a genomic window of Triticum aestivum cultivar Chinese Spring chromosome 6A, IWGSC CS RefSeq v2.1, whole genome shotgun sequence:
- the LOC123129559 gene encoding zinc finger CCCH domain-containing protein 14-like, with the protein MIGRFGVAEPEAFEAGAGSKSKPCVRFFSTAGCRFGSNCHFIHDIPAGSQAVAETSIPSGPATAQDENELAMLNPTLPPMCMDQPSPTGDHALRAPTPSSAAPASFGAWATAKISVDASLAGAIIGRSGATIREISRASGARLRIRDHERDASLKNVELEGTPEQIRHASAMVWEHLPVPGGGRYNGVKTRLCAHFARGSCTYGDGCRFAHSESELRRPAPAAREPCGW; encoded by the exons ATGATTGGTCGTTTTGGTGTAGCAGAGCCGGAGGCGTTTGAAGCAGGCGCAGGAAGCAAATCCAAGCCATGCGTCAGGTTCTTCAG CACCGCAGGCTGCCGCTTTGGCTCCAACTGCCACTTCATCCACGACATTCCGGCCGGCTCCCAGGCCGTCGCAGAAACGAGCATTCCGAGTGGCCCAGCTACAGCACAAGACGAGAACGAGCTTGCCATGCTCAATCCAACGCTACCGCCCATGTGCATGGACCAACCAAGCCCCACCGGTGACCATGCACTCAGAGCGCCGACGCCTTCCAGCGCAGCTCCGGCGAGCTTCGGCGCTTGGGCGACGGCCAAGATCAGCGTGGACGCGTCCCTCGCAGGCGCCATCATCGGGCGGAGCGGAGCGACCATAAGGGAGATATCCCGGGCCAGCGGCGCCAGGCTGCGCATTCGCGACCACGAGCGGGACGCCAGCCTGAAGAACGTGGAGCTGGAGGGCACGCCAGAGCAAATCAGGCACGCCAGCGCCATGGTCTGGGAGCATCTGCCGGTGCCCGGCGGAGGGCGATATAACGGCGTCAAGACCAGGCTGTGCGCGcacttcgccagagggtcctgcacGTATGGCGACGGCTGCCGCTTCGCCCACAGCGAGAGCGAGCTCCGCAGGCCGGCTCCTGCTGCTCGAGAGCCGTGTGGTTGGTAG